In Kiritimatiellia bacterium, the sequence ACCGGCGGCTGGTTGGTCGCCGCCAGCACGCTCAGCCATAAATCGCCCTCGGGATAAACGCGCTTCTTGTTCCGGACGACGGTCGCGATCGGGACATGGACGCGGATGTTGTTGGTAAGCCCGATCAGCATGCCGGTTTTGCCCGCCATGCCGGCGTGCACCGCCAACCGGGCCAGCTGGTCGCAGAGAATGCTGTCGGCGCAATCCGCGGGCACACTGCGGATAAAATAAGAAGGGTCAAAATATTTTATCCTGACCGGCATGTTCTCCGCCTTGAAATAGGCGGTTATCTTCTGCCTGAGAAATTCGCCGATGTCATTCAAAAGCACGTTGCCGGAAGCGTCCATTTCTGTGCGCAACTCTCCCATCAGTTCCTGGCCGGCCCCTTCGGCCACGACAATGACCGCGTGATGCCGCGCCAGCAGACGCTTGCGCAAGGCCTCCAGGAACCCGTTTCTGCCTTCCAGCTTGAACGGCGCTTCGGGGATAAGCGTAAAATTGACGTTTTGGCTGGCGAGCGTCGCGCCGCAGGCGATGAAACCGGCGTGCCGTCCCATTAATTTCACAAGGCCGATGCCGTTAAAGACGCTGGTGGCCTCGGTATGGGCGCAGTCCAGGATTTCCTGCGCTTTCTGGATTGCGGTGGTGAAACCGAACGATCTGGAAACAAAAGAAATGTCGTTGTCAATCGTTTTGGGAATTCCAACGATGGCGATCGGAAGTTTGCGGCGCTGTGTTTCGCGGAATATTTCCAGAGCGCCGCGCTGGGTGCCGTCGCCGCCCACGCAGAGCAGGAGGTTGATTTTTTCCTTCTTCAGGAAATCAACCATGACCCCGGTTTCCACTTTCCCGCGCGACGTGCCCAGAAACGTGCCGCCGTCTTCCTGGACGCCTTTAACCGTATCCATGTCAAGCGTCATCGGCGGATCGCCGACCGTCGGGTTGAGCCCCTGATAGCCGTAACGGATGCCCAGGACCTCACGCACGTCATAATTCACGGTCAACTCGTGCACCGCCGATCGGATCACGTTGTTGAGTCCCGGCGAGACGCCGCCGCAGGTTACAATGGCCGCCTTCGTTTCCCGGGGGTTGAAAAAAATCATCTCG encodes:
- a CDS encoding ATP-dependent 6-phosphofructokinase, which translates into the protein MITPQDTRIAVLGEAKYPSPLREKEWSAGGTPFITDRAKARYQAEIGVTRERPADVFFEIAGPREMIFFNPRETKAAIVTCGGVSPGLNNVIRSAVHELTVNYDVREVLGIRYGYQGLNPTVGDPPMTLDMDTVKGVQEDGGTFLGTSRGKVETGVMVDFLKKEKINLLLCVGGDGTQRGALEIFRETQRRKLPIAIVGIPKTIDNDISFVSRSFGFTTAIQKAQEILDCAHTEATSVFNGIGLVKLMGRHAGFIACGATLASQNVNFTLIPEAPFKLEGRNGFLEALRKRLLARHHAVIVVAEGAGQELMGELRTEMDASGNVLLNDIGEFLRQKITAYFKAENMPVRIKYFDPSYFIRSVPADCADSILCDQLARLAVHAGMAGKTGMLIGLTNNIRVHVPIATVVRNKKRVYPEGDLWLSVLAATNQPPVLC